The Kineothrix sp. IPX-CK genomic interval GAAGCCGATATTCCTCCACACCGGATAACTGAAGAGGATGTCCGATGTATTTGTTTTTACTCATAGTTAAGTTGCTCTCCTTTCCTTTTCCTTATTCTCTTTTTGATTTCTGACTTTTCTTTTCGTTTTAATATTGAACTAATATTAGTATTTATGTTTAATAAAAAAATATTAGGGAAAGATATGAAAGAAATGTGTCAGCTAAGGTTTTGTAATCCCATTGTAGTATTAAACAAATGAAAAATCAAGAAATAAAATTTCATTTCGAGCACTAAATTTGGATAAAAAGCATGAAAATAGTGAAAAAGCACGAAAAAATAACAAAAAATGAGAAAAAAAATTTCATAAAGCGTTGACAGAAAGAAAAGCAAGGGGTATGATGTTTGCAAAAGTACTTTATAAAAGTGCTGGTAAAGATTATGACAATGCTGCATAAATCAAAGGAGGAAAAAACAATATGTTACTTAACATGAATGAGCTATTAAAGGTTGCAAACGAGCACAATTTTGCCGTACCTGCATTTAACATCGGTACAGGCCAGATTTTAAACGGTGTAATGGATACTTGCGAAAAATTGCAGGCACCGGTTATCCTGGCGATTCATCCGTCTGAATTGGAATTCCAGGGAGACAGCTTCCTGCAAATGTGCATCGATCGCGCCAATAAATCGAAGGTGCCGGTATGTATCCACTTGGACCACAGCGGTTGGGAACCCATCGTACGCGCTATCCGCGCAGGTTTCACTTCGGTTATGATCGACGCGTCCCATCTTCCCTTCGAAGAGAACATAGCGGCTACCAAAAAGGTATGTGAGCTGGCTCATCCTCTCGGAGTTTCGGTAGAAGGCGAGCTTGGAACTATCGGAACCACGGATGGAGATACGGAAGGCGGTACTGATGAGATCATCTATACAAAGCCTGAGGATGCAGTTCGTTTCGTAGAAGAAACAGGATGCGATACATTGGCAATCGCTATCGGAACGGCACACGGCATTTATCCTGAAGGAATGAAACCGGAACTTAAGCAGGATCTTCTCTCCGAAATCAAGAGCAAGGTATCTGTTCCTCTAGTGCTTCACGGCGGCTCCGGAAATAAAGATTCCGAAATTGCAGAAGCAGTAAAACGCGGCGTTAATAAAATAAATATTTCTTCTGATATTAAGGATGCTTTCTATCAGAGACTTCGTATCACTCTTCAGGACAAGAAAGTACGTGAGCCCTTCGAGCTGTATCCGGAAAGTGTAAAGGCTATGCAGGAAGTATGCGAGCAGAAAATCAAATTGTTTAATGATGATGATAAGGTAAAATACTACGAACTGTCTAAGATGATTTAATATGAGTTGAGGATGGATGACATGAAAAAAATATTAAACCGAAGCGGCGACATTGTAACACAAAGTATACAAGGCTTTCTGGCTGCCTACGATAAATATTTCGAGGCTGTTCCGGAAACGAACTGCCTTGTCTATAAGAATAGAAGAAAAGGGAAGGTTTCCCTGGTCATTGGCGGCGGCAGCGGGCATGAGCCATTGTTTTCCGGATTTGTAGGAAAAGGGCTGGCGGACGCGTCTGCTAACGGCAATATATTCGCATCTCCCAATCCGCAGGTAATTACTGAGACTGCGAAAGCGGTGGATGAAGGCAAGGGCGTTTTGTTTATCTATGGAAATTATGAAGGAGACAACCTGAATTTCGATATGGCCGAAGAAATGTGCGGCTTTGAGGATATAAAGACTGCACATGTACGTGTGTGGGATGATTGTGCATCCGCCCCGAAGGAAAGAATCGAAGACCGCAGAGGTATTGCGGGCGATATCTACGTGATCAAGGTTGCGGGAGCTGCCTGCGATGCCGGCCTTTCCTTAGAAGAAGTGCTGCGTGTGACCGAGAAGGCGAGAGACAATATCAACACCATCGGTCTCGCTACATCGCCCGGCTCCATTCCCGGACTTAACAAGCCAACCTTCGAATTAGGCGAGGATGAAATTGAGTTCGGAATGGGAATGCACGGAGAGCCTGGAATTGAGAGAACTACTATGAAGCCTGTGGATGAGTTAGTGGACCGCATGTATGATGAGCTGAAGAGGGAAATGTCTCTTAATTCTGACGACGAAGTAGCTGTTCTCGTAAACGGCTTAGGTTCCACCACACTTGTGGAACTCAATACGGTATATTATGAACTGGATAAGCATTTAAAGAGTGAGGGAATAAAGGTTCATGACGCGGAGATAAAAAGCTGGTGTACCTGTCAGGAAATGGGCGGATTCTCCATTACTATCTTAAGGTTGGACGAGGAACTGAAAAAATATTATGATGCTTCTTGTTGTTCCCCCTATTACGCGAGGGAGGCTTTGATATGAAAAGTATTAATGTAGAAACCTGCAAGCAAATGGTTATAGCGGCCTGCGATGCGATTATCGACAACAAAGAATACCTCACGGAGGTAGACAGTAAGATCGGAGACGGCGACCATGGAATCGGAATGTCCGGCGGCATGGAAAAAGCAAAAGCCGCACTTTTGGCAAGAGATGATTTTGCGACGATTAACGATGTATTCAAAACAACGGGACTGCAGATGCTCAATTCCATGGGCGGTGCGTCCGGCGTTATATTCGGTTCGATGTTCCTTGGAGGTATTAAGGATCTGGAACCGGTGACGGAGTTAGACGGAGAGCTGTTCTCTAAGATGATAAGCAGTGCTGTCAAAACAATCAAGCTTCGCGGAAAAGCGGAAATCGGCGACAAAACAATGGTGGATGCATTAGAACCCGCAGCGGCAGCGCTTGAAAGAGCAGACAAGGAAGATCTGACCCTCCTCATGGGGGATGCAGCTATGGCGGCAGCCGGAGGAGTGGAAGCTACAAAGGATATGGTGGCGAAATTCGGCAGAGCAAAATCCTTAATGGAGCGTGCCATCGGATTTCAGGATGCCGGAGCGACTTCCGTAATGATCATATTCGAAGCCATGCACAGGTATTTGCAGGCGCAGGAATAGTTCTCAGGCAGAATGTGAACAAAAAAAGAACAAATTATGAATAAAATATAAATAAAGTAAGAATAATTATTGAAGAAAAGAGTCTGGATTTTAATTTCATCCATTCTCTTTTTTTCATCCAAAATCGACTTATTTTTAAATATGTACAAAATAAACAAAAAACGATTCAAAAATGCGGATAAAACACAGTGTCAAATGTGTAAAGTATACAACAATCATAAAAACTTTCATGAAAAAATATATTTTTTCATGAAATATATTGACAAAACTCTAGATTATATGTATACTTCTATTAAATTCTTAATAAAAGTGAAACGCGAAAATGACATGGAAAATGGAGCGGAAAAAGCAGTATATATTCCGTCCGGACGGTAAAGAATTATCAGGTAGAAGGATGTGTTTAAAAGATGTCATATGTAGATAAATACCGGCAATACCTCGAAGAAAGTACATCCCTTGCAGCATACAGCAAAAAAGAGGGAAAGGCACCTGTATTCGCATATACGAGCAATTTAGATGTGGTGTTGGTCTGGGATTCGAAAATATACAATGAAATATTGGATACTTATTTAAAAGAAGAGCCTTATGTCAAAGAAGGTGATGTCATGGATACATTAGAAGACTTTGCCCGTATCAGCAGTTTTTATCTTATGCAGGGACTGGGCGGCAACTTCGACATTACGGATATCGCGGTGTGCGATTATCTGAATGAAATGTTTGTATCCGAATTTGCCTTGGGAGGCACCTGCGCACAGGCAGCAGCAGCCATAGGAACGATGGGATTCCCTGTTAACGTTCATTTGACAGATGCTTGCAGGAAAGTATCTGAGATGATGGATCACGAAGGAACGACGATCATCGAAGGGAATAAAAAAGTGCCTATCATGAAGGGAACGTCCATGGAGGAGCCGGTGTACCATTTTATTCTCCAGTTCAACAAGGGTGATAGAATACGGATCTTAGGGCGGGAAATAGAAATACCTCTGTCCAACCGTTTGATACTTTTCTACGATACGGTACACAAGGAAGTTCCTATTAAGAAAGAGTTTCTGGATTACTGGAACCAAGAGGAGCAGTCGCCTTCTTCCTATTTAATATCCGGCTTTGATGCGATTATAGATTCAGGTATCATGGAGAAGCGTCTGCAGGAGCTTAAGCCTCATTTGGAAACGATGCGTAAGAAACATCCGGAGACGGTGATTTATTTCGAAGGAGCCTTCTATATGAACCCGAAGGTAAAGGAGCAGGCTTCGGATACATTCGGCAGATACGCTCATATCATCGGAATGAACGAAGAAGAACTGGAGCAGCAGGCAAAGCGGTTCGGATACGAAATAGACACCCAGACTATAGAAGATGTATTAAAGGGACTGGAAGTAATTCTTTCCAAGTATCCGGTAAAGGGAATTATTCTGCATACGAAGGATTACGCCATGTATTACGGTGATGAGCTTAAGGGCGTGGATATCGAAAAAGGTCTGACTATGGGAAATATCATGTCGGCTACAAGAGCGAGAATCGGCAGATACGGGAATCCGCAGGAATGCGAAGAAACTTTATCGCTGGCCCTCAGCCAAAGAGGACTTCAGTTTGCTGAAGCGGCTATGCAGCAGGATTCGGAGCGCACGATCAAGGTGGTTCCTTCCAGATATTTGGAGCATCCCAAGTATACGATAGGCTTGGGCGACACGTTTACTGCAGGAGTACACACCTGCTTTATTCAAAGAAAATAGAGACGGTGAGGAGGAATGCACAGTGTCATATTTAATGGGAATTGATCTAGGAACCTCCAGTCTGAAAGTATTGATAATAGATGAAAAAGGTGCGGTAAAGGCAGTCTGTGCAAGAGATTACCAATTCTCCTCTCCTTATAACGGATATGCGGAGCACGACCCGAGACATTGGTGGGAAGCCTGCGTTTCGGCTATACGGGAAGCTATTCCCAAAAGTGGTGTAAAACCGGAGGAAATAGCGGGAGTAAGCTTTTCGGGGCAAATGCATGGAGCTGTTATGCTGGACGAAAAAAAGGAAATCATACGTCCTGCCATACTTCATTGTGATGCCAGATCTTCCAGACAGGTGAAGTACATGAAGGACACTCTTGGGGAAACGAGGTTGAAGGAGCTTGTCATGAATCCTATTTACTCGGGGTTCCTGCTCCCATCCTTATTATGGGTAAGGGAAAACGAGCCTGAAAATTATAAGCGGGTGCGTTATGTGTGCCTCCCCAAGGATTATATAAAATTTAAGCTTACCGGGGAAATTACTTCCGATTATTCGGATGCCTCCGCAACGCTCGCTTTCGATATTAGAAATGGAAGCTGGTCGAAGGATATTTTGGACATTTTTTCCGTTCCAATAGAGATTTTTCCGCCTTGCCTTAATACCGATGAGGCGGCGGGAAGAATCAGCGGGGAGGCCGCAAGACAAACAGGACTGTCCGTGAAAACGATAGTATCGGCAGGCGGCGGAGATCAGGTAATGCAGGGAATCGGAAACGGAATTACATTCGCAGGAGGTTCTTCCGTAAATATAGGAACCAGCGGACAGGTGTCTTTCCAAAGCGATATACCGATTTTAAACCCT includes:
- a CDS encoding ketose-bisphosphate aldolase, giving the protein MLLNMNELLKVANEHNFAVPAFNIGTGQILNGVMDTCEKLQAPVILAIHPSELEFQGDSFLQMCIDRANKSKVPVCIHLDHSGWEPIVRAIRAGFTSVMIDASHLPFEENIAATKKVCELAHPLGVSVEGELGTIGTTDGDTEGGTDEIIYTKPEDAVRFVEETGCDTLAIAIGTAHGIYPEGMKPELKQDLLSEIKSKVSVPLVLHGGSGNKDSEIAEAVKRGVNKINISSDIKDAFYQRLRITLQDKKVREPFELYPESVKAMQEVCEQKIKLFNDDDKVKYYELSKMI
- a CDS encoding dihydroxyacetone kinase subunit DhaK, whose amino-acid sequence is MKKILNRSGDIVTQSIQGFLAAYDKYFEAVPETNCLVYKNRRKGKVSLVIGGGSGHEPLFSGFVGKGLADASANGNIFASPNPQVITETAKAVDEGKGVLFIYGNYEGDNLNFDMAEEMCGFEDIKTAHVRVWDDCASAPKERIEDRRGIAGDIYVIKVAGAACDAGLSLEEVLRVTEKARDNINTIGLATSPGSIPGLNKPTFELGEDEIEFGMGMHGEPGIERTTMKPVDELVDRMYDELKREMSLNSDDEVAVLVNGLGSTTLVELNTVYYELDKHLKSEGIKVHDAEIKSWCTCQEMGGFSITILRLDEELKKYYDASCCSPYYAREALI
- the dhaL gene encoding dihydroxyacetone kinase subunit DhaL — its product is MKSINVETCKQMVIAACDAIIDNKEYLTEVDSKIGDGDHGIGMSGGMEKAKAALLARDDFATINDVFKTTGLQMLNSMGGASGVIFGSMFLGGIKDLEPVTELDGELFSKMISSAVKTIKLRGKAEIGDKTMVDALEPAAAALERADKEDLTLLMGDAAMAAAGGVEATKDMVAKFGRAKSLMERAIGFQDAGATSVMIIFEAMHRYLQAQE
- a CDS encoding ADP-dependent glucokinase/phosphofructokinase → MSYVDKYRQYLEESTSLAAYSKKEGKAPVFAYTSNLDVVLVWDSKIYNEILDTYLKEEPYVKEGDVMDTLEDFARISSFYLMQGLGGNFDITDIAVCDYLNEMFVSEFALGGTCAQAAAAIGTMGFPVNVHLTDACRKVSEMMDHEGTTIIEGNKKVPIMKGTSMEEPVYHFILQFNKGDRIRILGREIEIPLSNRLILFYDTVHKEVPIKKEFLDYWNQEEQSPSSYLISGFDAIIDSGIMEKRLQELKPHLETMRKKHPETVIYFEGAFYMNPKVKEQASDTFGRYAHIIGMNEEELEQQAKRFGYEIDTQTIEDVLKGLEVILSKYPVKGIILHTKDYAMYYGDELKGVDIEKGLTMGNIMSATRARIGRYGNPQECEETLSLALSQRGLQFAEAAMQQDSERTIKVVPSRYLEHPKYTIGLGDTFTAGVHTCFIQRK
- the xylB gene encoding xylulokinase, which translates into the protein MSYLMGIDLGTSSLKVLIIDEKGAVKAVCARDYQFSSPYNGYAEHDPRHWWEACVSAIREAIPKSGVKPEEIAGVSFSGQMHGAVMLDEKKEIIRPAILHCDARSSRQVKYMKDTLGETRLKELVMNPIYSGFLLPSLLWVRENEPENYKRVRYVCLPKDYIKFKLTGEITSDYSDASATLAFDIRNGSWSKDILDIFSVPIEIFPPCLNTDEAAGRISGEAARQTGLSVKTIVSAGGGDQVMQGIGNGITFAGGSSVNIGTSGQVSFQSDIPILNPKLSTNTFCGYKKGRWITMGAIMNAGISLKWCNKLLGQTDYKKIDEAVSRVVPGSNGVIFLPYLNGERTPHLNPDISGEFVGVNINTGPIELTRAVMEGVSYALMQCIELCGELGLKTKDYMVASGGGARSAPWLQMQADIYNIPLRVMETEEQASLGAAIAAGVGAGVFKDIEEGCKRTVHYKDMEVIPDAARHRIYEEYYGLFKEIYKTSGHVLEKVTLLGRRIEKENLFE